One uncultured Alphaproteobacteria bacterium genomic region harbors:
- a CDS encoding hypothetical protein (Evidence 5 : No homology to any previously reported sequences) — MLAWLKASPLGPYLAALRVVAVVAVLGAVFGAGWTANGWRYEAKIGEQKAKAARLLKEKTDEVIALRDEREANTARANAAALEKQKEIEDAHDRNADLGNRLGAALECLRVGGRWAGDRCAVPAAGTPAGQCVSLQAEVDQLSGLVGRLAAAGNELARDADREAAVAASAHAWAVRMGFGAE, encoded by the coding sequence ATGCTTGCCTGGCTCAAGGCGTCCCCGCTCGGGCCGTATCTCGCGGCGCTGCGGGTCGTGGCGGTGGTGGCTGTCCTCGGTGCCGTGTTCGGCGCTGGGTGGACCGCCAACGGCTGGCGCTACGAGGCCAAGATCGGCGAGCAGAAGGCCAAAGCCGCGCGCCTGCTCAAGGAAAAGACCGACGAGGTGATCGCCCTGCGCGACGAGCGCGAAGCCAACACAGCGCGCGCGAACGCCGCCGCCCTGGAAAAGCAGAAGGAGATCGAGGATGCGCACGACCGGAACGCTGATCTTGGGAATCGGCTCGGTGCTGCTCTTGAATGCCTGCGGGTCGGCGGACGTTGGGCGGGTGATCGATGCGCCGTGCCCGCAGCCGGAACGCCCGCCGGCCAATGTGTCAGCCTACAAGCCGAGGTCGACCAGCTATCAGGCCTCGTGGGGCGACTTGCTGCAGCGGGAAACGAGCTCGCTCGCGACGCCGACCGAGAAGCGGCCGTAGCCGCGTCGGCCCACGCCTGGGCGGTACGGATGGGCTTCGGTGCGGAGTGA